The Prochlorococcus marinus CUG1416 genome has a segment encoding these proteins:
- the cbiB gene encoding adenosylcobinamide-phosphate synthase CbiB has product MAEINLFLIFLGSIGFDLLIGDPRFLIHPVQIIGFYIKKICDYLINNFGENKEILFWGGFIVSISTIGISFSLGKLIELSFVQSRTHFFGGLLIFFGLSSCIATKGLISSVKEIAELVERKEINDQNKRKIKAKVQRIVSRDVSSSSIKHLLRSSTESLTENSVDGIFGPLFWIFIGIVFMKFSMFLPGPLSLGLSYKAISTLDSMIGYKYDYFRYLGFFSAKIEDIFTFVPSRLVLITLPLVGSKVNEYIPIIKKSYLDGKKYDSPNAGISEAIFAYISGIKLGGKSKYKNEIIEKPIINATGDNCSGEKIKLICQLILRLQFLWIIIFILIFFMISSLI; this is encoded by the coding sequence TTGGCTGAAATAAATTTATTTTTAATATTTCTTGGATCGATTGGTTTTGATTTATTGATCGGCGATCCAAGATTCTTAATCCACCCAGTTCAAATAATTGGCTTTTACATAAAAAAAATATGTGATTACCTCATAAATAATTTTGGAGAAAATAAAGAAATATTGTTTTGGGGCGGTTTCATTGTCTCTATATCCACTATTGGAATAAGTTTTAGTTTAGGAAAATTGATAGAACTTAGTTTTGTGCAATCAAGAACTCATTTTTTTGGTGGATTGTTAATTTTTTTTGGACTTTCTAGTTGTATTGCGACTAAGGGACTTATTTCAAGTGTGAAGGAGATTGCAGAGCTAGTAGAACGCAAGGAAATTAATGACCAAAATAAGAGGAAAATCAAAGCGAAAGTTCAAAGAATAGTAAGTAGGGATGTAAGTTCATCTTCTATAAAACATCTCTTGAGATCGAGTACCGAGAGCCTTACCGAAAATTCTGTTGATGGTATATTTGGGCCATTATTTTGGATTTTTATTGGAATAGTTTTTATGAAGTTTTCAATGTTTCTGCCAGGGCCTTTATCACTTGGTTTGTCTTATAAAGCAATAAGTACTTTAGATTCAATGATAGGTTACAAATATGATTATTTTAGATATTTGGGTTTTTTCAGTGCAAAAATCGAAGATATTTTTACGTTTGTTCCTTCAAGATTAGTTTTAATCACATTACCTTTAGTTGGTTCCAAAGTTAATGAGTACATACCAATCATAAAAAAAAGTTATCTTGATGGTAAAAAATATGATTCGCCTAATGCTGGGATTTCAGAAGCTATATTTGCTTATATTTCCGGTATTAAATTGGGAGGAAAAAGTAAATATAAAAATGAAATTATTGAAAAGCCAATAATCAATGCGACTGGAGATAATTGCAGTGGAGAGAAAATTAAATTAATTTGTCAATTAATTTTGAGATTACAATTTTTATGGATAATAATTTTTATCTTAATTTTTTTTATGATTTCGAGTTTAATTTAA
- a CDS encoding MFS transporter: protein MLSYGLGDAGTGLANAQFGFYLFPFFTCAAGLPPWIASSILMIIKLWDAINDPLIGWMSDHTQSRWGPRLPWMIGASLPLGIFLAAMWWIPNNYSIREKTFYYICTSILYMTAYTSVNLPYGALSTEISEDENIRTRLNAARFTGSILASLTGLTVGAIFLTKGDTGYLTMGRISGTIVTLITLLSTWGLAPYAKIARKPINKIQPIKNQFKRILKNKIFIKVIYLYLLLWCGLQLMQTVSLIYLQQVMNVPRGISFWIIIPFQISALLGLQVWSFYSNKYGRIKALKIGGLIWIGGCLIAMILPPLSNNFEITNFNIDSIKMLALFLTILFVGFGASTAYLIPWSLLPDAIDHDPEKAAGIYTAWMVLCQKLGIALSVGLFGYLLTLTGFKQAACQGIIDITQPDSALITVRICMGLIPSILVYWGLLIMRKWDQELITN, encoded by the coding sequence ATGCTTTCCTACGGGCTTGGAGATGCTGGGACAGGGCTTGCTAATGCTCAATTTGGTTTTTACCTATTCCCATTCTTTACTTGTGCGGCTGGATTACCCCCTTGGATAGCGAGTTCTATCTTGATGATAATCAAGCTTTGGGATGCAATTAATGATCCTTTGATTGGCTGGATGAGCGACCATACCCAATCAAGATGGGGGCCAAGACTACCTTGGATGATTGGAGCATCACTTCCTTTGGGAATTTTTTTAGCTGCAATGTGGTGGATACCCAATAATTACAGCATCAGAGAAAAGACTTTTTATTACATATGCACATCAATTTTGTATATGACAGCCTATACATCTGTAAATCTTCCTTATGGAGCATTATCCACAGAAATTAGTGAAGATGAAAATATAAGAACTAGACTTAACGCCGCCAGATTTACAGGCTCAATATTAGCTTCTCTAACAGGATTAACTGTAGGTGCAATATTTCTAACAAAGGGAGATACTGGTTACCTAACTATGGGAAGAATATCTGGCACGATCGTTACACTAATAACTTTACTTTCTACTTGGGGCCTAGCTCCATATGCAAAGATCGCAAGAAAGCCTATCAATAAAATACAGCCAATAAAAAATCAATTCAAGCGTATTTTAAAAAATAAAATTTTTATAAAAGTGATATATCTTTATTTACTTCTCTGGTGTGGACTTCAGTTAATGCAAACAGTTTCATTAATATATTTGCAACAAGTAATGAATGTACCAAGAGGGATATCCTTTTGGATTATCATTCCTTTCCAAATAAGTGCTCTGTTAGGATTGCAAGTCTGGAGCTTTTATTCTAATAAATATGGAAGAATTAAAGCATTAAAAATAGGTGGACTTATATGGATTGGTGGTTGCTTGATTGCAATGATATTACCTCCATTGTCAAATAATTTTGAAATTACTAATTTCAATATTGATTCTATAAAAATGTTAGCTTTATTTCTCACAATATTATTTGTTGGTTTTGGTGCATCAACAGCATATTTAATACCTTGGTCTTTATTGCCAGACGCTATTGATCATGACCCGGAGAAGGCCGCAGGAATTTATACTGCTTGGATGGTTTTATGCCAAAAATTAGGTATTGCTTTAAGCGTAGGATTATTTGGTTATCTTCTTACTCTTACTGGGTTCAAGCAAGCAGCCTGTCAGGGAATTATTGATATCACTCAACCAGATTCTGCATTAATAACAGTAAGGATTTGCATGGGTTTAATACCTTCTATACTTGTCTACTGGGGTCTATTAATTATGCGAAAATGGGATCAAGAATTAATTACGAACTAA
- a CDS encoding HU family DNA-binding protein, which translates to MNKADLVNLVAARTELTKTDVSLVVDAAIETIVDSVVEGKKVSILGFGSFEPRDRSARQGLNPKTGEKIAIPAKRVPTFSAGKLFKDRVQG; encoded by the coding sequence ATGAACAAAGCTGATTTAGTAAATCTTGTTGCTGCTCGTACCGAGCTAACAAAAACGGATGTTTCTTTAGTTGTTGATGCAGCTATTGAAACTATTGTTGATTCAGTAGTGGAAGGCAAAAAAGTCTCCATACTAGGATTTGGTTCTTTTGAGCCAAGAGATCGTTCTGCAAGACAGGGATTAAACCCTAAGACAGGCGAAAAAATAGCAATACCTGCTAAAAGAGTTCCTACATTCTCAGCTGGTAAACTTTTTAAGGATAGAGTTCAAGGGTAA
- a CDS encoding ATP-dependent Clp protease proteolytic subunit, whose translation MTVSAPYYGENTVMRTPPPDLPSLLLKERIVYLGLPLFSDDDAKRQLGMDVTELIIAQLLYLEFEDPEKPIYFYINSTGTSWYTGDAVGFETEAFAICDTISYIKPPVHTICIGQAMGTAAVILSSGTKGQRAALPHASIVLHQPISGARGQATDIQIRAEEVLKNKKSMLEILSRNTGKTIEELSKDSDRMSYLNPQEALNYGVIDRILTSQKDLPNKI comes from the coding sequence ATGACTGTATCTGCTCCTTATTACGGCGAAAACACCGTTATGAGGACCCCGCCCCCTGATCTACCTTCTCTTTTACTTAAAGAGAGAATTGTCTATCTTGGTTTGCCATTATTTTCAGATGATGATGCGAAAAGACAATTAGGAATGGATGTTACTGAGCTAATCATTGCTCAGCTTCTTTATCTAGAGTTTGAAGATCCAGAAAAACCTATCTATTTTTATATAAATTCAACAGGGACAAGCTGGTACACAGGTGATGCAGTTGGCTTCGAAACAGAAGCTTTCGCTATCTGCGATACAATAAGCTACATTAAGCCCCCAGTACATACAATCTGTATCGGACAAGCAATGGGGACTGCTGCAGTCATCCTTTCATCTGGCACGAAGGGGCAAAGAGCAGCTCTCCCACATGCTTCTATTGTTTTACATCAACCTATAAGCGGGGCAAGAGGCCAAGCAACTGATATCCAAATAAGAGCTGAGGAAGTTTTGAAAAATAAAAAATCGATGCTGGAGATTCTATCTCGTAATACTGGAAAGACTATTGAAGAACTCTCTAAAGACTCAGACAGGATGAGTTATCTCAACCCGCAAGAAGCCTTAAATTATGGAGTTATCGATAGAATACTCACAAGTCAAAAAGATTTACCAAATAAAATTTAA
- a CDS encoding chlorophyll a/b-binding protein, whose product MQEKDSPMENQNDDFTNNSSTDNEYSKWVDNQGDEVKNVFGFNSSAELVNGRAAMIGFLMLILTELVFSGRPVTSSIFGIN is encoded by the coding sequence ATGCAAGAAAAAGACTCTCCAATGGAAAATCAAAATGATGATTTTACTAATAATTCATCAACTGATAATGAATACTCAAAATGGGTAGACAATCAGGGGGATGAAGTAAAGAATGTTTTTGGATTTAATAGCAGCGCTGAGCTTGTGAATGGTAGAGCAGCTATGATCGGATTCTTAATGCTAATATTAACCGAGTTGGTTTTTAGCGGCAGACCTGTGACTTCTTCAATTTTTGGCATCAATTAA
- the ilvC gene encoding ketol-acid reductoisomerase: MTQLFYDTDADLSLLNNKKIAIIGYGSQGHAHALNLKDSGMDVIVGLYKGSKSESKAISDGLEVFSVSEACEKADWIMILLPDEFQKDVYLKEIEPNLKEGKILSFAHGFNIRFGLIKPPSFVDVVMIAPKGPGHTVRWEYQNGQGVPALFAVEQDSSGSARSLAMAYAKGIGGTRAGILETNFKEETETDLFGEQAVLCGGLSELVKSGFETLVEAGYQPELAYFECLHEVKLIVDLMVKGGLSQMRDSISNTAEYGDYVSGKRLINSDTKKEMQKILKDIQDGTFAKNFVEECDKNKPLMTKLREENSKHEIEKVGKGLRSMFSWLK, encoded by the coding sequence ATGACCCAACTCTTTTACGATACTGACGCAGATCTAAGTCTTTTAAATAATAAAAAAATAGCAATAATAGGATATGGGTCACAAGGACATGCACATGCCTTAAATCTTAAGGATAGTGGTATGGATGTAATTGTAGGATTATATAAAGGAAGTAAGTCTGAAAGCAAAGCTATTAGCGATGGTTTAGAAGTTTTTAGTGTTTCTGAAGCTTGCGAAAAAGCAGACTGGATTATGATTCTCCTTCCAGATGAGTTTCAGAAAGATGTTTACCTGAAAGAAATAGAACCAAACTTAAAAGAAGGAAAGATATTAAGTTTTGCTCATGGCTTCAATATAAGATTCGGACTTATCAAACCTCCTAGTTTTGTGGATGTTGTAATGATTGCCCCAAAAGGACCTGGACACACTGTTCGTTGGGAATATCAAAATGGTCAAGGAGTTCCAGCATTGTTTGCTGTAGAGCAGGATTCTTCCGGGAGTGCAAGATCATTGGCGATGGCTTACGCTAAAGGGATTGGCGGAACAAGAGCTGGAATTCTTGAAACAAACTTCAAAGAAGAAACAGAAACTGATTTATTTGGCGAACAAGCGGTTTTGTGTGGAGGATTATCAGAACTTGTCAAATCAGGCTTCGAAACTCTTGTAGAGGCAGGATATCAGCCCGAACTTGCTTACTTCGAATGCTTACATGAAGTTAAACTTATTGTTGATTTAATGGTGAAGGGAGGCTTATCTCAAATGAGAGATTCCATTTCAAATACTGCAGAATATGGAGATTATGTAAGTGGTAAAAGACTTATCAATAGTGATACAAAGAAAGAAATGCAGAAAATTCTAAAAGATATTCAAGATGGAACTTTCGCTAAGAATTTTGTAGAAGAATGCGATAAAAACAAACCCCTAATGACAAAATTAAGAGAAGAGAACTCAAAACATGAAATTGAGAAAGTAGGTAAAGGTCTGCGCTCGATGTTCAGTTGGCTGAAATAA
- the hemW gene encoding radical SAM family heme chaperone HemW, with protein sequence MNKFPRSAYVHIPFCHRRCFYCDFAVIPLGNKVEPLQGYGSKTVKEYLHYLYREILSIKHKLPLSTIYIGGGTPSILDPKQIKEIIDLFKENYGIDYGAEITMEVDPASFNQDDLYGFINAGINRFSLGVQSFNNQILQKSGRRHLREDAEKSCLWLKRVYDSRLIKSWSLDLIQNLPLSGFKEWQDDLNKTMTFSPPHISIYDLNIENGTVFKKLVNLGKLKLPSDEEAFRNSESTHLILKNSGYSRYEISNYCLPRHQSRHNRVYWSGLGWWSFGQGSTSSPWGGKLTRPRVSKEYKEWVISQYEFNLDSSLINKDFVYKEIDEKIMLGLRLKEGIDIQKVFKEQNWENKKFESNLSKLLEEWKEFLESGLLVRKGNRFFLSNPKGMELSNQILISMFKWWDKIN encoded by the coding sequence ATGAATAAGTTCCCAAGAAGTGCTTATGTACACATCCCTTTTTGTCATAGAAGGTGCTTTTATTGTGATTTTGCAGTTATTCCACTAGGAAATAAAGTTGAACCTTTACAAGGTTATGGAAGTAAAACTGTTAAAGAATATTTGCACTATTTATACAGAGAAATATTGTCAATTAAGCATAAATTACCTCTTTCAACAATTTACATAGGTGGTGGTACACCATCAATTTTGGATCCTAAACAAATCAAAGAGATAATTGATCTTTTTAAAGAAAATTATGGAATTGACTATGGTGCTGAAATCACTATGGAGGTTGACCCAGCTAGTTTTAATCAAGATGATCTTTATGGATTCATAAATGCTGGGATAAATAGATTTAGTCTTGGTGTACAAAGTTTTAATAATCAAATACTGCAAAAGTCGGGAAGGCGGCATTTGAGAGAAGATGCTGAAAAATCTTGTTTATGGTTGAAGAGAGTATATGATTCAAGGTTAATAAAAAGCTGGAGTTTAGATTTAATTCAAAACTTACCACTTAGTGGATTTAAAGAATGGCAAGATGACTTAAACAAAACAATGACGTTTTCACCACCCCATATATCCATTTACGATTTAAATATTGAAAATGGAACTGTTTTTAAAAAATTAGTTAATTTAGGAAAATTAAAACTACCAAGTGATGAAGAGGCTTTTAGAAATAGTGAATCAACTCATTTAATTTTAAAAAACTCAGGGTACTCAAGATATGAAATCTCAAACTATTGTTTACCGAGGCATCAATCTAGACATAATCGAGTTTATTGGAGTGGTTTGGGGTGGTGGAGTTTTGGTCAAGGTTCTACTAGTTCACCTTGGGGGGGAAAGTTGACTAGACCAAGAGTCAGTAAAGAATATAAAGAATGGGTAATTAGTCAATACGAATTTAATTTGGATTCATCACTCATTAATAAGGACTTTGTCTATAAAGAAATTGATGAGAAAATCATGTTGGGATTGAGACTTAAAGAGGGTATAGATATCCAAAAAGTGTTTAAAGAACAAAACTGGGAAAACAAAAAATTTGAAAGTAACTTAAGTAAATTGCTTGAAGAATGGAAAGAATTTCTTGAAAGTGGATTATTAGTAAGAAAGGGTAATAGGTTCTTTTTAAGTAATCCAAAAGGTATGGAGCTAAGCAATCAAATTCTTATTTCGATGTTTAAATGGTGGGATAAGATTAATTAA
- a CDS encoding ATP-dependent Clp protease proteolytic subunit, giving the protein MPIGTPSVPYRLPGSQYERWVDIYTRLGVERILFLGQEVNDGIANSLVAQMLYLDSDDNSKPIYLYINSPGGSVTAGLAIYDTIKYVKSDVVTICVGLAASMGAFLLAAGTKGKRVALPHSRIMIHQPLGGTSQRQASDIEIEAKEILRIKDMLNMSMADMTGQSFEKIEKDTDRDYFLSAEEAKNYGLIDRVITHPSEANQS; this is encoded by the coding sequence ATGCCAATAGGAACTCCAAGCGTGCCTTATAGACTTCCCGGAAGTCAATACGAAAGATGGGTTGACATATATACAAGACTAGGTGTTGAAAGAATTCTTTTTCTTGGACAAGAAGTTAATGATGGAATTGCTAATAGCCTTGTTGCACAAATGCTTTATCTTGATTCTGATGACAATTCCAAACCTATCTATCTGTATATAAATAGCCCAGGAGGATCAGTAACTGCTGGTTTGGCAATATACGACACTATTAAATATGTAAAGAGTGATGTTGTAACCATATGCGTAGGCCTCGCAGCCTCCATGGGAGCTTTTCTATTGGCCGCTGGCACCAAAGGTAAAAGAGTTGCTTTACCTCACAGCAGAATAATGATTCATCAACCCCTGGGAGGAACATCTCAACGTCAAGCAAGTGATATTGAAATAGAGGCTAAAGAAATTTTAAGAATTAAAGATATGTTAAACATGTCTATGGCAGATATGACAGGGCAATCATTTGAAAAAATAGAAAAAGATACTGATAGAGATTATTTTCTAAGCGCAGAAGAAGCAAAAAACTATGGCCTGATTGATAGAGTAATCACACATCCAAGCGAAGCGAATCAGTCTTGA
- a CDS encoding PIN/TRAM domain-containing protein — MTDILVLILFVMSGAASGWLGVDLLPVDILKQVSNVEGFRIVLAIIGFFIGLAAGFVFLQLRKTFLNQIRTMPTDLLISRSVGLIVGLLVANLLLAPILLIPFPREVFFAKPLAAILSNIFFGVLGYKLADTHGRTLLRLFNPNNTDAYLVNEGILPAASPKILDTSVIIDGRINGLLSCGLLEGQLIVAQSVIDELQTLADSSSNEKRSKGRRGLKLLKELRDLYGRRLVINPTKYEGNGVDEKLLKITEDMSGTLITADYNLSQIAEVKELKVMNLSDLVIALRPEVQPGESLNIKIVREGKEKMQGIGYLDDGTMVVIDEAKNFVGSRLDIVITGALQTPTGRMVFGKLTNNPESNKSFKSPATQG, encoded by the coding sequence ATGACAGATATCTTAGTATTAATTTTATTTGTAATGTCTGGGGCTGCCTCAGGATGGCTGGGGGTTGATTTATTGCCAGTAGACATACTCAAACAGGTGTCTAATGTAGAAGGTTTTAGAATTGTTTTAGCAATAATAGGTTTTTTTATAGGATTAGCAGCTGGTTTTGTATTCCTTCAACTTAGAAAAACATTTCTTAATCAAATAAGGACAATGCCTACGGATTTATTAATAAGTAGGTCAGTTGGCTTAATTGTAGGATTACTTGTTGCTAATCTCCTGCTTGCTCCAATACTATTAATTCCCTTCCCAAGAGAAGTCTTTTTTGCGAAACCTTTAGCAGCTATATTAAGCAATATTTTCTTTGGTGTGCTTGGTTATAAGTTAGCGGATACTCACGGTAGAACATTATTGAGATTATTCAATCCAAATAATACTGATGCATATCTAGTTAATGAAGGAATCCTTCCTGCTGCAAGTCCAAAAATTCTAGATACTAGTGTAATTATTGATGGCAGAATCAATGGCCTATTAAGTTGCGGCTTGTTGGAAGGGCAATTAATTGTGGCTCAAAGTGTAATTGATGAATTACAAACTTTAGCCGACTCAAGCAGTAATGAAAAAAGGTCTAAGGGCAGAAGAGGTCTGAAATTATTAAAAGAATTAAGAGATTTATACGGGAGAAGACTTGTAATAAACCCAACTAAATATGAAGGTAATGGAGTCGATGAAAAACTCTTGAAAATCACAGAGGATATGTCAGGAACTTTAATTACGGCTGATTACAATCTCTCTCAGATTGCAGAAGTTAAAGAATTAAAAGTTATGAATTTGAGTGATTTGGTTATTGCTTTAAGACCAGAAGTACAGCCAGGCGAATCACTTAATATAAAAATCGTAAGAGAGGGCAAAGAAAAAATGCAAGGTATTGGATATTTAGATGACGGAACAATGGTTGTAATTGATGAAGCAAAGAATTTTGTTGGAAGCAGGTTAGATATTGTCATCACAGGAGCACTACAAACTCCAACTGGAAGAATGGTCTTTGGAAAACTGACAAATAATCCTGAGTCAAACAAATCTTTTAAATCTCCAGCGACACAGGGCTAA
- a CDS encoding glycogen debranching protein: MNHINKGKPFPLGSSLTSQGVNFSLIATNAEYVEILLFEKEDSISPKSILKLDHNNNTGPYWHAEIKNLNKGCIYAFRIKQKNNGVNNNYEKKVLLDPCSRGITGWGIYKRKNALKTQENTNSCLKSVVCDRKPFNFKDYPRPKHSWEETIIYELHIKAFTESTDKDESCFKKFLKKIPYLKELGITAIELLPIFCFDPTDAPNGLKNFWGYSPINWFTPHFEYLTNESAEKNREEFRRLVEECHKADIEVILDVVYNHTSEGDSQGPVISWKGIDENLYYFIGKDKNYQDVSGCGNTIAANRGLVRKIIIESLKCWASELGVDGFRFDLGIALSRGENLSPLDNPPIFEDIECEPELIDIKLISEPWDCGGLYKLGDFPSKNTFTWNGHFRDDLRRFWKGDKDTAWNISDKIKGSPSIYKEDNIFPKSINFITSHDGFTLKDLLTFNRKHNFANKEHNKDGDNHNNSWNHGIEGPTTNLLINDLRKRQQKNLILSLLISKGVPMLLMGDEIGRSQGGNNNSWCQNNLLGWMNWDHSQQDLELLEYFKYVIKIRKKLIKIFNPSLLPHKQNDENTPRYHWHGTKLNSPDWSSWSHTVAFSINKGKTNPLVWIGLNAYSKSIDFPLPKCNYNWLNVIDTSKSEIFEPSTVNEETVSIKSRSSLLIISEEVFGAKNNIF, from the coding sequence GTGAATCATATCAATAAAGGTAAACCATTCCCTTTAGGAAGTTCTCTAACTTCACAAGGAGTTAATTTTTCCCTAATTGCCACAAATGCAGAATATGTAGAAATATTATTGTTTGAAAAAGAGGACTCTATTTCCCCAAAAAGTATATTGAAACTAGATCATAATAATAATACTGGACCTTACTGGCATGCTGAAATAAAAAATTTAAATAAAGGTTGTATTTATGCTTTTAGAATAAAACAGAAAAATAATGGGGTTAATAATAACTACGAAAAAAAAGTTTTACTTGATCCTTGTTCAAGGGGTATTACTGGATGGGGAATTTATAAAAGAAAAAATGCATTGAAAACGCAAGAAAATACCAATTCTTGTCTTAAAAGCGTTGTTTGCGATAGAAAACCATTTAATTTTAAAGATTATCCAAGACCGAAACATTCTTGGGAAGAAACAATTATTTATGAACTACACATCAAAGCCTTCACTGAATCAACGGATAAAGATGAAAGTTGTTTTAAGAAGTTTTTAAAAAAAATTCCGTATCTCAAAGAACTAGGTATTACAGCAATTGAATTACTTCCAATTTTTTGTTTTGATCCAACTGATGCACCAAATGGTTTAAAAAATTTTTGGGGTTATAGTCCAATTAATTGGTTTACTCCGCATTTTGAATATCTTACGAATGAATCCGCCGAAAAGAATAGAGAGGAATTTAGAAGATTAGTAGAGGAATGTCATAAAGCAGACATTGAAGTCATCTTAGATGTTGTATACAATCACACTTCTGAGGGGGATTCTCAAGGGCCCGTAATATCTTGGAAAGGTATAGATGAAAATCTTTATTACTTCATTGGAAAAGATAAAAATTATCAGGACGTCTCTGGGTGTGGGAATACTATTGCAGCGAACAGAGGATTAGTTAGAAAAATAATAATTGAATCATTAAAATGTTGGGCAAGTGAATTAGGAGTTGATGGTTTTAGATTTGATTTAGGAATTGCACTATCCAGAGGAGAAAATCTTTCGCCACTAGATAATCCTCCAATTTTTGAAGATATAGAATGTGAACCAGAACTTATTGATATTAAGTTGATAAGTGAACCATGGGATTGTGGTGGTTTATATAAATTAGGTGATTTCCCATCTAAGAATACTTTCACTTGGAATGGTCATTTTAGAGATGACTTGCGGAGATTTTGGAAGGGAGATAAAGATACAGCTTGGAATATAAGCGATAAAATAAAAGGTAGTCCATCTATTTATAAAGAAGATAATATTTTCCCAAAATCAATAAATTTTATTACTTCACATGATGGCTTCACCCTAAAAGATTTATTAACATTCAATAGAAAACATAATTTTGCTAATAAAGAACATAATAAAGATGGGGATAACCATAACAATTCTTGGAATCATGGGATAGAGGGGCCAACTACAAACTTATTAATCAATGATTTAAGAAAAAGACAACAGAAAAATCTTATTCTTAGTTTACTTATCTCTAAAGGTGTTCCAATGCTATTAATGGGCGATGAAATAGGAAGGTCCCAAGGAGGTAACAATAATTCTTGGTGCCAAAATAATTTATTGGGTTGGATGAATTGGGATCATAGTCAACAAGATTTGGAATTATTAGAATATTTTAAATACGTTATAAAAATTCGAAAAAAACTTATAAAGATTTTTAATCCATCATTATTACCTCACAAGCAGAACGATGAAAACACTCCAAGATATCATTGGCATGGAACAAAGTTAAATAGCCCCGATTGGAGTAGTTGGTCTCACACAGTTGCTTTTAGCATTAATAAAGGCAAAACTAATCCTTTAGTCTGGATAGGTTTAAATGCATATTCAAAAAGTATCGATTTTCCCTTACCAAAATGTAACTATAATTGGCTAAACGTTATTGATACTAGCAAGTCTGAGATTTTTGAACCCTCAACTGTTAATGAAGAAACTGTTTCAATAAAGAGTAGAAGCTCTCTATTAATTATTTCAGAAGAAGTATTTGGAGCAAAAAATAATATATTCTAA
- the panB gene encoding 3-methyl-2-oxobutanoate hydroxymethyltransferase produces the protein MLPSDLVKYKEKSQKIVALTAWDSISGSIAEQANVDLVLVGDSLAMVCLGYKSTLPLTLENIIYHTNAVSRGFKKKMEEQPLVVSDMPFLTYQCGEDKAVEYAGKIIQSTYAKAVKVEGAEPEIQQVISRLVRMGIPVMGHIGLTPQSYLNLGLKKQGESLASQEKIKKEAYILEKLGCFSIVLEHIPELLAKEIQNNLSIPTIGIGAGNFCDGQVRVTADLLGLNDDQPPFCQPIIQGKKLFKDKLKEWVASERIN, from the coding sequence ATGTTACCTTCAGACCTCGTTAAGTATAAAGAAAAATCTCAAAAAATTGTTGCATTAACTGCATGGGACTCTATATCAGGATCCATTGCAGAACAAGCTAATGTAGATCTCGTCTTAGTAGGAGATTCCTTAGCAATGGTCTGTCTAGGATACAAATCCACATTGCCATTAACTTTAGAAAACATAATTTATCATACTAATGCTGTGTCAAGAGGGTTTAAAAAGAAAATGGAAGAACAACCTTTGGTCGTTTCCGACATGCCTTTTCTGACTTACCAATGTGGAGAGGATAAAGCTGTGGAGTATGCAGGTAAAATCATTCAAAGCACTTATGCAAAAGCGGTAAAAGTAGAGGGGGCTGAACCAGAAATACAACAAGTTATTTCTAGATTAGTAAGAATGGGAATTCCTGTTATGGGACATATAGGACTCACACCACAAAGCTATTTAAATCTAGGATTAAAGAAACAAGGAGAAAGCTTAGCAAGCCAAGAAAAAATCAAGAAAGAAGCTTATATTCTCGAGAAATTAGGATGTTTTTCAATAGTTCTTGAACATATTCCTGAGTTGCTTGCTAAAGAAATACAAAATAACTTATCAATTCCTACGATAGGCATTGGTGCAGGTAATTTTTGCGATGGGCAAGTAAGAGTCACTGCCGATTTGTTAGGCCTTAATGATGATCAACCACCATTTTGCCAGCCGATTATTCAGGGGAAAAAATTATTTAAAGATAAATTAAAAGAATGGGTAGCCTCTGAGAGAATTAATTAA